The Flavobacterium sp. N2270 genome contains the following window.
TTCAAGTTTTAACAGGTCAAAGTGTTCAGTCTTTGTTTAAAACCGAAGAATTTTGGAAAGTAGAAACCAATAAAGAAACGTTTGCTTGTAAAAAATTAATTATTTCAGCAGGAAGTAATCCTAAAGTTTGGGAAATGCTTTCCGAACTTGGTCATACAATTATTCCGCCTGTTCCATCATTGTTTACATTTAATATCAAAGATCCTAGAATTAAAGATTTAATGGGTTTGTCGGCTTTTGCTTCGGTAAAAGTAAAAGGCTCTAAATTAAGCGCAAGTGGACCTTTGTTAATTACACATTGGGGAATGAGCGGGCCTGGAATTTTAAGGCTTTCAGCTTGGGGAGCACGAGAATTAGCCGATAAAAATTACCAATTTGCTCTTTTGGTTAATTGGCTAAATGATATCGGTTTAGAAGAAGCTGTTGATGTTTTGAAAAACCTGAAAGAAGAACATACAAAAAAGACAATCATTAAAAAATCGCCTTTCGAATTCCCAAATCGTTTGTGGGAAAGTTTGGTTTTGGCTTCAGGAATTTCTGAAGAAACTAAATGGGCAGATTTGTCTAAAAAACAAATTAATCAGTTAGCAGAACAATTGACAAATGGCGTTTTTCAGGTAAATGGAAAAAGTACCTTTAAGGAAGAATTTGTAACTGCAGGTGGAGTTGATTTAAAAGAAATTAACTTTAAAACAATGGAAAGTAAATTGTTGCCAAACCTGTATTTAGCTGGTGAAGTATTAAATATTGATGCCATTACCGGAGGTTTTAATTTCCAAAACGCCTGGACAGGAGGTTTTATAATTTCAGAAGCTATTTAAAACGTCAGTTCGAGTGTTTTTTGTGTAGTAAAACGGAACAAAAAATGTATCGAGAACCGTTTTTAATAAATTTTTTTCTTGTTCTTGATATAATTTTCTTCTAAAATCACTCGAACGGACGAAAAATCATCATTAAAAACTTAATTATAAATCAGTATTACCAATTCAACACTAAAATACTAACGGTTAAAATAGTAGCAAAACTTACCCAGGCCATATACGGAACCAATAACATTGCTGCTTTTTTGTCAATTTTTTTGAAAATTAAATACGTTTCGTAAATCACTAAAAGTAAGATTACAATTTCAATTGAAGCTAATAAAACATTGCAAAGTCCGAAAAACAAATACGACCAAAGTGCATTTAAAGCTAGTTGTACAATAAAAAATAACAATCCTTTTTTGACCAATTCTTTTTGCTCTGTAATTTTACCCCAAATTAATCCAGCAGAAACTCCCATCATAATGAAAAGCAATGTCCAAACAGGTGCAAAAACCCAATTAGGTGGATTAAAAACAGGTTTTTCTAATGTTGGATACCAAGTGGCAATTGACGATTGAGTGACTAAACTTGATAAGTAGCCAACAGCCAAACAGATGATTACGAAATACGCTATTTTTAAATACTTGTTCATGAAATGCTAATTTTGATGCAAATTAACGATTATTCCAATAAACTAATTCATCTAAATTGGTATTTTTGCATAAAATAAACGATTATGTTAACTGAAAAGGATTTTATTGCAACCCAATTTTCTTCTGTTGAAAAAGCAAACTTTAAATGGAGTGCGCCAAGTAATATTGCTTTGGTAAAATATTGGGGAAAGAAAGAAAATCACTCGAGCCAAAATGGCGAACAGGCGAAGCAAATTCCTGCAAATCCTTCTATCAGTTTTACGTTGAACAACTGTAAAACGATTACTTCTTTAGCAGTAACTAGGAAAACAGACAATTCTGAAATTACATTCGATTTATTTTTTGAAGGCAAACCCAAAGAAGATTTTAAACCTAAAATTTTAAAATTCTTTCAAAGAATTGAGCAATATTGTCCTTATATAAAAGAATATCATTTTGTAATTGATACCGAGAACACATTTCCACACAGTTCGGGAATTGCGTCTTCTGCTTCGGGAATGGCAGCAATAGCCATGAATATAATGAGTTTAGAAAAAGAACTTAATTCAACAATAACAGATGATTATTTTTATCAAAAAGCTTCTTTTTTAGCCAGATTAGGTTCGGGAAGCGCGTGTAGAAGTGTAAAAGGCGAAGTGGTAATTTGGGGAAGACATTCAGTAACTGAAAATTCATCTGATTTATTCGGAGTTCCATTTGAAAATTTACATGCCAATTTTAAAAATTACCAAGACACTATTTTATTAGTAGATAAAGGTGAAAAACAAGTTTCAAGTACAGTGGGTCACAATTTAATGAAAGGACATCCATTTGCTGAGCAAAGATTTGAACAAGCGCACACAAATTTGTCAAAAATTAAGGCAATTTTATCATCTGGAGATATTGAAGAATTTGTTAAAATTGTAGAAAGTGAAGCCTTGACTTTACATGCTATGATGATGGCTTCGATGCCTTATTTTATTTTAATGAAACCAAATACTTTAGAAATTATTAATAAAATTTGGAGTTTTAGAAATGCAACGCAAACTCCAGTTTGTTTTACATTGGATGCAGGTGCAAATGTACATGTTTTGTATCCAGAAAATGTAAAAGATAAAGTTTTGCAATTTATTAACAATGAATTAGTTGGCTATTGCCAAAACGAGCAGTACATTTGTGATCAAATTGGAAATGGAAGTCAATTGATAATGAATAATTAACAGTTGATAATGGAGAAGAAAAACGTTATTAAAGACAAAACTTTTGAGTTTGCTAAAGAAATTGTATATCTTTATAAAGATTTGGCTGATAAAAAAGAGTTTGTTTTGTCTAGACAATTGTTGCGTTCAGGTACGTCAATTGGTGCAAATGTTCGTGAAGCAGAACATGCACAGAGTAAAGCCGATTTTATTCATAAGCTATCAATTGCTCTTAAAGAAGCAAATGAAACAGAATATTGGTTAGATTTGCTGTTTGAAACAGGCTTTTTAAAAGAAGAGTGTTTTCAAAATAATAAATTAAAAATAATTGAAATATTAAAGTTACTTATCAGTATAATAAATACTTCAAAGAAACAATAATTATTAATTGTCCATTATTAATTATCAATTAAAAGATATGAAAGGCCCTTTATTTTATTCTAAAATATTACTTTTTGGCGAATACGGAATTATAGAAGATTCGAAAGGATTGTCTATTCCTTATAATTTTTACAAAGGAACTCTAAAGGTTTCTGAAAACCCTTCAAACGAAGCTATTAAGTCTAACGAAAGTTTATTGCGATTTGCATCTTATTTAAGTCAAATGCAAAAAGATAAACCAGAATTGGTTTCTTTTGATTTGGCTGCTTTGAAAAACGATGTTGCTAGCGGAATGTATTTCGATTCTAGTATTCCTCAAGGATATGGAGTAGGAAGTAGTGGGGCTTTAGTTGCTGCTATATATGATAAATACGCAACAGATAAAATCACGGTTTTAGAAAATCTAACGAGAGAAAAATTATTGAAATTAAAAACAATTTTTTCTAATATGGAATCTTTTTTCCATGGTAAAAGTTCTGGATTAGATCCTTTAAACAGTTATTTAAGTTTACCTATTTTAATTAATTCTAAAGATAATATTGAACCAACAGGAATTCCTTCTCAAAGTGTTGATGGTAAAGGAGCTGTTTTCTTAATAGACTCAGGAATTGTTGGTGAAACTGCACCTATGGTTACTCTTTTTATGGAAAGTTTGAAAGATAATGGGTTCCGTAAAATGTTAAAATCTCAATTCATAAAATATACTGATGATTGTGTGGAAAACTTTCTACACGGAGATGTTAAATCACTTTTTGCAAATACAAAAAAACTATCTAAAGTTGTTTTAAGTCATTTTAAACCAATGATTCCAGAACAATTTCACCAAGTTTGGCAAAAAGGCATTGATACAAACGATTACTATCTTAAGCTTTGTGGTTCTGGTGGTGGAGGTTACATTTTAGGCTTCACCCAAGATATCGATAAAGCAAAAGAATCTTTAAAAGACTATAAATTAGAAGTAGTTTACCAATTTTAAATGCTGTCAAGAAAAGCTAAATTATTAATAACTAAAATCTTCAGTTTATTTTCTGTTGTTAGAGGTTATAATATTTGGGTTATTGCATTAGCACAATATCTATCTGCAATATTTATTTTAGCAACTGACAGACGGGCTCTTGATGTTTTGTTAGATGTGAAGTTGTTTTTAATAGTAATGGCATCTTCGTTAACCATTGCTTCAGGTTATATTATTAATAATTTTTATGATAGTAAAAAAGATTTAATTAATCGCCCTAGAAAAGCAATGATAGATAGACTAGTAAGTCAAGACACTAAACTAAAAGTTTATTTTTCTATTAATTTATTTGTTGCCTTTTTAGCCAGTTTTATATCGTGGAGAGCCATTTTGTTTTTCTCTGCTTATATTTTTATTATTTGGTATTATTCTCATAAGTTAAAGAAGTTCCCTTTTATTGGAAACCTTGTTGCTGCTCTTTTAGCCGTTTTACCTTTTTTTGGAGTATTAATGTATTTTAAGAATTTTTATAGTGTTGTATTTGCTCACGCTACATTTTTATACCTACTGATTTTGATAAGAGAATTTGTAAAAGATTTAGAAAATATCGAAGGTGATTTAGTATCAAACTATAAAACAATTCCAGTTTTATATGGAGAAGTAAGAGCAAAATATATTATTACTATTTTAACTGCTTTAACGATTATTCCAGTTTACTTTTTAATAGATGTTTTTGATGTTGGCTATATGGATATTTATTTTTATATCAGTTATTTAGTTCTTATATTTTTCTTATTAAAACTTTGGAATTCAAAAACTAAACAAGATTTTTTAAAACTTCATTTTTTAATTAAATTAGTTATTGTAGCAGGCGTTTTTTGTATTGTTTTAATAGAACCTGAGGTTTTGTTGCACGGAAAAAAATTGATATCCACATATTAGTTATATCTTTGCAAAAAATATATTAAGAAATGACTCGTCATCAAGGAGATAACAGTAAGAAAAAAGGAACCTCAGCAAGACAAGGTGGAGCTAAAAAACCAAGTACTTCTAGAGGAAATGCGCCGATAAGAAAAACGGCATCAAAATTTGCGACTAAACCAGGGGAGCAAAAAGCACCAAAAGCACCAAAAGCGCCAAAAAACCCAGATGAAATAAGATTAAATAAATACATTGCCAATTCAGGGATGTGTAGCCGTAGAGATGCGGATATTTATATTCAGAGCGGAAATGTTAAGGTAAACGGAGTTCCAGTAACCGAAATGGGTTATAAAGTGAAATTAACCGATGTGGTTCAATTTGATGGAACAACCATTACACCTGAAAAGAAAGAATATCTTTTATTGAATAAGCCTAAGAATTTTTCAACAGTAAATGATGAGAATAGAGGTGATTCAAATGTGTTGGAATTGGTAAAAGGAGCTACTAAAGCTAACTTACAGCCTGTAGGAAGAATGGATAAAACCACAACGGGTTTGTTGTTATTTACTAATGATACTGATATTATTACCAAATTTACATCACCAAATCAAAGATCATCTAAGTTATATCAAGTAACTTTAGATAAAAATCTTAAGTATGATGATTTGGAAAAAATTTCAAATGGTTTAACAATTGACGAATTTAGAGTTTACGTTGAAGAAGTAACTTATATAGAAGATCAGCCTAAAAGTGAAATTGGTATTAAGATGAAAACTGCCAATGTTAAGATAGTCCGTAAAATATTTGAACATTTAAAATACAATGTAATTAAATTAGATCGTGTTACTTTTGCAGGTTTAACAAAGAAAAATTTACCAAGAGGAAATTGGAGATTTCTAACAGAACAAGAAATTATCAATTTAAAAAATAGTTAAAAAAAGACCGAGTTTTTACTCGGTCTTTTTTTATCTTATTAAGGAGAAGTGAGCTCTAAATATTTTTTCTTGCCCTTCATATATATAATTTACATTGAACCAATAATCAGTTGAAGGAAGTTTTTTGCCATTATAAGTTCCATCCCAACCCGTTCCATTTGGCGAAATTTGTTTGATTAATTTTCCATACCTATCAAAAATTGATATTATTGATTCAGGATGGTCAATTGCTAAGTCAAATATGTTCCATGTTTCATTTGTAGCATCACCATTTGGTGTAAAATATCTAGGATAGTTAATTACTGTAGCATTTAATATAAAATCACCACAATATCCAAAAATATCTCTTACCGTTATTATATGTTCACCTGAACTAACATTGGTAAATTGATTACTTGTTTGAAATTCTCCGTCGTCTAATTGGTAAATATATGTACCAATTCCATTCTCAATATTTATTGTAATTACTGCAACATTATCAAATGGTTCACTAACACTTACTGTTGCAGTTGCAGCGCTTGATTGCTCAACTAAAACAGTGGTAGGTTTGTAATTACAATCTGGAGGATTGTCGGCTAATACTTTTATAGTAACTACATCATAAGTTCCTGCTGTAGTTGCAAGATAAGTTGGGCCAGTTCCCATTAGATTTCCGTTTAAATACCATTCTACAGTAAAATCAGCAGGATTTAAACCAGAATCTAATAATAATGGCGATATGGTTACGCTTGGATCATTAGCATCAACACAAATAATACCACCAGCAATAGTTAAGTCTAATAATGGATAAACGGTGAATTGAAACGTTTCTTCATCAGAACATATAACAGTTCCATCAATAGTAGTTTCGGCATAAACCCAAACAATATGCGTTTCTGGTGATGTAGAATTATTTGTAAAAGTATAATTTGAAGGATTTATGATATTGGCTGTGTTTCCACCAGATTGACTATAATAATTTACAGTATATGTTCCGGTTGTCACAACAGGTATTACTGGTAAAGCTGGCAGTGTATATACACCACAATAATTTTGATTGTTTAATGCAGCATAGCTTGGCAATACTGGTGTTTCTAATATAGAAACAGTAAAATACTGTTCATCTGGACAATTAATTAAAAACCCATCGTCATTAACAGCATATAAACATATTGTTTGAGGAGTTGGTGTATTTGTTGAATTAAATACATAAGTGTTTGGATCAATAATTGGTCCGGTTGGATCATTTAAATGAAATTCTATATGATATAAGGCTTGAGCTCCTTCTGGAGGAAGATGGTTTAATAGGTTTGCATCTAACATTGCACTATCACAAGAAACGATATCGTCAATAGGAGGTAAATTAACTCCATTAAATAAAATTTGAAATCTTTTATCAACTCTACAGCCACTTACATTATCTTCATAATAGAAATAAAAAGTTTCAGTTGTTGTGAATTCAATATTTGGGTCTACAAGCACGCCTGTTCCGTTTGGACCATCAGGTTCTGTGTAATAAGCTCCAACTGCAGGTGTTGCTAAAAAGTAAGGATTACATTCTGGTCTACTAGAAGCATACTGATACAAGTCGGGAAAAGGAGAAATTGTAATTGTGAAAGGATCTTCATTAAAACAAGTTCTTGTTGTTCCGTCTGCATTATTGTGAATTATTTCATTGTATATATAATAAGTTCCTGGTGAAATTCCACCTGTTAAATTTATAATGCCTCCAGCGCTTAACGTACTTTGTCCAGGAACAGTTGGCCCTCCTGATAAGGTATAATAAGTTCCGTTTGTTAATGTTGGTAAAATATATTCACCACAATAGTTGCCGTCGTCTATTGTATCAACTGGAACTTGCGGGTAAATTGTAATATTATAATTTAAAAATTCAGCACAATTTGAAGCGTCAGTAACATTAGCGTAAAAATAAACGACTTGAGAAGAAGTTATTGGGTCTGCTTGATTAATTGGGTTTCCACCACCATTTGGAGCGTCAAAATATCCGCCAAATGATAATAAAGGGAGAGTGTATGTTTCACAAGCAAAAATATTTCCAAAAATATTAGGGTCAATTATATTTACTTGAAAAGAATTTTGGTCATCACAAACTTGAGGATTTCCGTTCACATCTATGTATGGAGCGGTGTTATAAACATAAATAGTTTCTGAAGTGTTTATTACTTGACCAACAGGATAATTTGTTCCTGTTCCTCCAGATCCAGTATAATACATGCCGTTTGTAAGTGGAGGTAATGTATATGAATTGCATCGAGTTTCATCGATTGGTGTATCTACAAGCGGAATAGGGTGAATGTTAATATCGAAACGTTCATCTCTACATGGAGTCCCGGTAGGAACTTCTGCATAATAATAGATAGTTTCAACAATAGATGATTGTGTATTGTTGGTAAAGGTGGTTCCAGTAGGAATTAAAGTTCCAGTTCCGCTTGGCCCACCAAGAGCAGTATAGAATGCCCCAATTCCATAAGGTGGATTCGGAACTATAAATTCACCACAATTATCAAGTATTGGAACATACTCATCTACAAAATATAGTTCAAAATTACTTTCATTTGTACAACCGTTTGCATCTGGACCTGAAAAAATATAATAAGTACCACCTTGGTCAATTTCATCGCCTGAATTAAATTGAATTTGACCAGGAGTAGTTGGTCCACCAGAAAGTAAATAATAGGTTCCGTTTGTGATTACTGGTAAGAAATAAGAATGACATTCTTGAATATTGGTAAGTGTATCGACTAATGGTAATGGATAGACTGTAACCACCACGCTAGTTACATCAAAACAATTAGGATTGGTTACGTCTTCAATTCTAAACCAAAATGTATATGTAGTTGATCCCGATGGTATTGTGCCAATATTTCCAATAGCACCAGTACCGGCAATTGCATTTGTTTGGTTATTATAATATGTTATGATTGTTCCAGTTTGGCCGTTTTCTACCTCGGTATTGTGAGTGCTTAAATCATAAGTTAATTGATTTTCACAAGTAGAACCTGGAGTAGTAGAACCTGCAATAATATTTGCAATTTCAGTTAAGTTAAATGAATAAACTGCGTCACAAAAATTACCTGTATTTATGTTTAAAATTTTAATATAAATAGTCTGTCCATCCGCACCAGAATAATTCGTTAAGTCTGAAATAGGAATGAAGTTATTTGATGTAATGTCAGCAGCTGTCTCAAAATAAAATACATCATAAATGACATCGTCAATTCCTAATGCAAATTCATTATTGATGGTAAGATCATAAATGTTTGTAGCTCCTCCAGAATCACAAGTAGACAAATCACTCGGGTTGTTCACCATTAATGAGTTGAAAATAATTTCATCTGAAATGACACAACCTCCTTTTGTAACTTCTACATAATACGTTCCGGGTTGAGTTACGGTATAAGTTGGGTTGGTTTCACCAGATATTGGAAAAGTATTTAAAAACCACTGATAATCATATGAACTATCTATAGTTGCGTCTAATAGAAAAGTATCTCCTGTACAA
Protein-coding sequences here:
- a CDS encoding NAD(P)/FAD-dependent oxidoreductase, yielding MNTDFDIIIVGGGAAGFFTAINIAEKNKHLKVAILERGKEVLSKVRISGGGRCNVTHACFVPNDLVKFYPRGEKELRGPFHQFCSGDTIEWFENHGVALKIEEDGRMFPESNSSQTIIDCFTDNVHKLGIQVLTGQSVQSLFKTEEFWKVETNKETFACKKLIISAGSNPKVWEMLSELGHTIIPPVPSLFTFNIKDPRIKDLMGLSAFASVKVKGSKLSASGPLLITHWGMSGPGILRLSAWGARELADKNYQFALLVNWLNDIGLEEAVDVLKNLKEEHTKKTIIKKSPFEFPNRLWESLVLASGISEETKWADLSKKQINQLAEQLTNGVFQVNGKSTFKEEFVTAGGVDLKEINFKTMESKLLPNLYLAGEVLNIDAITGGFNFQNAWTGGFIISEAI
- a CDS encoding TspO/MBR family protein; translated protein: MNKYLKIAYFVIICLAVGYLSSLVTQSSIATWYPTLEKPVFNPPNWVFAPVWTLLFIMMGVSAGLIWGKITEQKELVKKGLLFFIVQLALNALWSYLFFGLCNVLLASIEIVILLLVIYETYLIFKKIDKKAAMLLVPYMAWVSFATILTVSILVLNW
- a CDS encoding diphosphomevalonate/mevalonate 3,5-bisphosphate decarboxylase family protein encodes the protein MLTEKDFIATQFSSVEKANFKWSAPSNIALVKYWGKKENHSSQNGEQAKQIPANPSISFTLNNCKTITSLAVTRKTDNSEITFDLFFEGKPKEDFKPKILKFFQRIEQYCPYIKEYHFVIDTENTFPHSSGIASSASGMAAIAMNIMSLEKELNSTITDDYFYQKASFLARLGSGSACRSVKGEVVIWGRHSVTENSSDLFGVPFENLHANFKNYQDTILLVDKGEKQVSSTVGHNLMKGHPFAEQRFEQAHTNLSKIKAILSSGDIEEFVKIVESEALTLHAMMMASMPYFILMKPNTLEIINKIWSFRNATQTPVCFTLDAGANVHVLYPENVKDKVLQFINNELVGYCQNEQYICDQIGNGSQLIMNN
- a CDS encoding four helix bundle protein, with protein sequence MEKKNVIKDKTFEFAKEIVYLYKDLADKKEFVLSRQLLRSGTSIGANVREAEHAQSKADFIHKLSIALKEANETEYWLDLLFETGFLKEECFQNNKLKIIEILKLLISIINTSKKQ
- a CDS encoding mevalonate kinase, encoding MKGPLFYSKILLFGEYGIIEDSKGLSIPYNFYKGTLKVSENPSNEAIKSNESLLRFASYLSQMQKDKPELVSFDLAALKNDVASGMYFDSSIPQGYGVGSSGALVAAIYDKYATDKITVLENLTREKLLKLKTIFSNMESFFHGKSSGLDPLNSYLSLPILINSKDNIEPTGIPSQSVDGKGAVFLIDSGIVGETAPMVTLFMESLKDNGFRKMLKSQFIKYTDDCVENFLHGDVKSLFANTKKLSKVVLSHFKPMIPEQFHQVWQKGIDTNDYYLKLCGSGGGGYILGFTQDIDKAKESLKDYKLEVVYQF
- a CDS encoding geranylgeranylglycerol-phosphate geranylgeranyltransferase, producing the protein MLSRKAKLLITKIFSLFSVVRGYNIWVIALAQYLSAIFILATDRRALDVLLDVKLFLIVMASSLTIASGYIINNFYDSKKDLINRPRKAMIDRLVSQDTKLKVYFSINLFVAFLASFISWRAILFFSAYIFIIWYYSHKLKKFPFIGNLVAALLAVLPFFGVLMYFKNFYSVVFAHATFLYLLILIREFVKDLENIEGDLVSNYKTIPVLYGEVRAKYIITILTALTIIPVYFLIDVFDVGYMDIYFYISYLVLIFFLLKLWNSKTKQDFLKLHFLIKLVIVAGVFCIVLIEPEVLLHGKKLISTY
- a CDS encoding pseudouridine synthase; protein product: MTRHQGDNSKKKGTSARQGGAKKPSTSRGNAPIRKTASKFATKPGEQKAPKAPKAPKNPDEIRLNKYIANSGMCSRRDADIYIQSGNVKVNGVPVTEMGYKVKLTDVVQFDGTTITPEKKEYLLLNKPKNFSTVNDENRGDSNVLELVKGATKANLQPVGRMDKTTTGLLLFTNDTDIITKFTSPNQRSSKLYQVTLDKNLKYDDLEKISNGLTIDEFRVYVEEVTYIEDQPKSEIGIKMKTANVKIVRKIFEHLKYNVIKLDRVTFAGLTKKNLPRGNWRFLTEQEIINLKNS
- a CDS encoding T9SS type B sorting domain-containing protein encodes the protein MKKIYYLILLLSTSLFSQTIIVDDTRTADNLVDVLVTDPCVETSNISFSSGQSVAYFNQNGSVFPITEGVIIRNGIAANTQGTYTGTNLGTTATGGGTDAFLQNLSNTNSGSTGALVDLAYLEFEFTTYSNSFNFDFVFASNEYGEFQCLSRDIVAFELTNINTGVITNIALVPTTSNPISTATIKDEIYNASCSSTNPTYFDVYNVANPAASTLNMRGHSISMSGSASIIPLNPYRLKLVIGDYISTNYDSAIFISPLNFTRDFSLGNDTTICTGDTFLLDATIDSSYDYQWFLNTFPISGETNPTYTVTQPGTYYVEVTKGGCVISDEIIFNSLMVNNPSDLSTCDSGGATNIYDLTINNEFALGIDDVIYDVFYFETAADITSNNFIPISDLTNYSGADGQTIYIKILNINTGNFCDAVYSFNLTEIANIIAGSTTPGSTCENQLTYDLSTHNTEVENGQTGTIITYYNNQTNAIAGTGAIGNIGTIPSGSTTYTFWFRIEDVTNPNCFDVTSVVVTVYPLPLVDTLTNIQECHSYFLPVITNGTYYLLSGGPTTPGQIQFNSGDEIDQGGTYYIFSGPDANGCTNESNFELYFVDEYVPILDNCGEFIVPNPPYGIGAFYTALGGPSGTGTLIPTGTTFTNNTQSSIVETIYYYAEVPTGTPCRDERFDINIHPIPLVDTPIDETRCNSYTLPPLTNGMYYTGSGGTGTNYPVGQVINTSETIYVYNTAPYIDVNGNPQVCDDQNSFQVNIIDPNIFGNIFACETYTLPLLSFGGYFDAPNGGGNPINQADPITSSQVVYFYANVTDASNCAEFLNYNITIYPQVPVDTIDDGNYCGEYILPTLTNGTYYTLSGGPTVPGQSTLSAGGIINLTGGISPGTYYIYNEIIHNNADGTTRTCFNEDPFTITISPFPDLYQYASSRPECNPYFLATPAVGAYYTEPDGPNGTGVLVDPNIEFTTTETFYFYYEDNVSGCRVDKRFQILFNGVNLPPIDDIVSCDSAMLDANLLNHLPPEGAQALYHIEFHLNDPTGPIIDPNTYVFNSTNTPTPQTICLYAVNDDGFLINCPDEQYFTVSILETPVLPSYAALNNQNYCGVYTLPALPVIPVVTTGTYTVNYYSQSGGNTANIINPSNYTFTNNSTSPETHIVWVYAETTIDGTVICSDEETFQFTVYPLLDLTIAGGIICVDANDPSVTISPLLLDSGLNPADFTVEWYLNGNLMGTGPTYLATTAGTYDVVTIKVLADNPPDCNYKPTTVLVEQSSAATATVSVSEPFDNVAVITINIENGIGTYIYQLDDGEFQTSNQFTNVSSGEHIITVRDIFGYCGDFILNATVINYPRYFTPNGDATNETWNIFDLAIDHPESIISIFDRYGKLIKQISPNGTGWDGTYNGKKLPSTDYWFNVNYIYEGQEKIFRAHFSLIR